From the Desulfobacterales bacterium genome, the window GGCCGCCCAGCTAAACGCGCGGGACAGACGGTTCCACATATCAATGGAACGCCGTACCGCTGCCGGGTGCGGTTCTAACGACGATACCCACGCGCCGCCGCCGCAGAAAGCGCCGCTCTCAAGATTTTTCAACGCCGTTTTTAACAGGCCGGGCGGAAGGAGGGTGTCGGCGTCCAGAAAGATAAAGTACTTGCCCCTGGCAGCGCCTGCGCCTGCATTGCGCGCCCGCGAAATTTGGTTTCGCTCCTCGAAGATGACTCGGGCGCCGTGGGCGGCGGCAATTTGGGCGGTCTTGTCAGTGGAATTGTTGTCCACCACAATGATTTCGCCCGCAAGGCCGCTGTCTGCCATGGCGGTTTTCAGGCGGATCAGTGTTTGGGGCAGCCAGTTTTTTTCGTTATAGGCAGGGATGATGACGGAATA encodes:
- a CDS encoding glycosyltransferase; protein product: MDIIYSVIIPAYNEKNWLPQTLIRLKTAMADSGLAGEIIVVDNNSTDKTAQIAAAHGARVIFEERNQISRARNAGAGAARGKYFIFLDADTLLPPGLLKTALKNLESGAFCGGGAWVSSLEPHPAAVRRSIDMWNRLSRAFSWAAGCFIYTLRQGFEAVGGFSEKVYASEEIWFSRQLRAWGKSRGLTFRIIMHPPIVTSVRKINWFTPRQAFLLIIILLFPLALRSRLLCSFWYSRPGQKD